One Curtobacterium herbarum genomic window carries:
- a CDS encoding polysaccharide deacetylase family protein: MSADDTLRATAPGHDLWPYRPITAPGGPAWPDGKRLAVYVAVGLEEYRFGVGRTEDIVPDVAAPDLVNTSWRDYGNRVGAFRLLERLDRAGIPPTVLLNTAVYDTAPELIRAARQVGAEFIGHGTSNSDSLVGMSAAGEAAYVAGVAARITAEEGTAPGGWSSPWLSHTTSTLDSLVGSGYRYLLDLRLDDRPVTVPTGHGDLLVLPYALEVNDSTTVVGRGASAAEFADMVVDEFDELLDRSADQPLVMSVVLHSFISGAPFRLRALDRALRHMTAHRDRVWFTQPRAIAAHLAAAETAAGTAARTAAAPTREPSA, translated from the coding sequence ATGAGCGCCGACGACACCCTCCGGGCCACCGCACCGGGGCACGACCTCTGGCCGTACCGTCCGATCACCGCACCCGGCGGACCGGCCTGGCCGGACGGCAAGCGCCTGGCCGTCTACGTCGCCGTCGGGCTCGAGGAGTACCGGTTCGGCGTCGGCCGGACCGAGGACATCGTGCCCGACGTCGCCGCCCCGGACCTCGTCAACACCTCGTGGCGGGACTACGGCAACCGCGTCGGGGCGTTCCGGCTGCTCGAGCGCCTGGACCGGGCGGGCATCCCGCCGACCGTGCTCCTCAACACCGCCGTCTACGACACCGCGCCGGAGCTCATCCGGGCCGCGCGGCAGGTCGGCGCCGAGTTCATCGGGCACGGCACGTCGAACTCGGACTCCCTGGTCGGCATGTCCGCCGCCGGCGAGGCCGCGTACGTCGCCGGGGTCGCCGCCCGCATCACCGCCGAGGAGGGCACCGCGCCCGGCGGGTGGTCGAGCCCCTGGCTCAGCCACACCACCTCCACGCTCGACAGCCTGGTCGGCAGCGGGTACCGGTACCTGCTCGACCTCCGGCTCGACGACCGACCCGTCACCGTCCCGACGGGCCACGGGGACCTGCTCGTCCTGCCGTACGCACTCGAGGTGAACGACAGCACGACCGTCGTTGGCCGGGGTGCCTCGGCCGCCGAGTTCGCGGACATGGTGGTCGACGAGTTCGACGAGCTGCTCGACCGCTCCGCCGACCAGCCGCTCGTGATGAGCGTCGTCCTGCACTCCTTCATCTCCGGGGCGCCGTTCCGGCTGCGGGCCCTCGACCGGGCGCTCCGGCACATGACGGCGCACCGTGACCGCGTCTGGTTCACCCAGCCGCGGGCGATCGCCGCGCACCTCGCCGCAGCCGAGACGGCAGCCGGGACGGCAGCCAGGACCGCCGCCGCACCGACCAGGGAGCCGAGCGCATGA
- a CDS encoding BtpA/SgcQ family protein gives MPLAPFRLVGVLHLPPLPGAVNYAGVPVSAIAERAAEDAAALVAAGFTHVMVQDASDMPQAVRVDAPTVAALAVVGAAVTRAVDVPVGVVVGHNDGPSAVAIAHAIGATFVRVKVLTGVSVGPTGWIEGCAHDVATMRRRLGADVEVWADVHEATSLALAGSAAWAAREAHDFGLADVLVVTRDSGVADALDDIERLRAVADVPFVVGGRVTLDTIDDAVRRSDGVVLGSAIKRSSAPDARIDPETAARFGRALDTTGHRA, from the coding sequence GTGCCTCTCGCCCCGTTCCGCCTCGTCGGAGTCCTCCACCTCCCGCCCCTGCCCGGCGCCGTGAACTACGCCGGCGTGCCCGTCTCCGCGATCGCCGAACGGGCCGCTGAGGACGCCGCCGCGCTGGTCGCCGCGGGCTTCACGCACGTGATGGTGCAGGACGCCAGCGACATGCCCCAGGCCGTCCGCGTCGACGCCCCCACCGTCGCCGCACTCGCCGTCGTCGGCGCGGCCGTCACCCGGGCCGTGGACGTGCCGGTCGGCGTGGTCGTCGGCCACAACGACGGCCCGAGCGCGGTCGCCATCGCCCACGCGATCGGCGCGACGTTCGTGCGGGTCAAGGTCCTGACCGGCGTCTCGGTCGGCCCGACCGGCTGGATCGAGGGGTGCGCCCACGACGTCGCGACGATGCGCCGCCGACTCGGTGCCGACGTCGAGGTCTGGGCGGACGTGCACGAGGCCACGAGCCTCGCCCTGGCCGGCAGTGCCGCGTGGGCCGCCAGGGAGGCGCACGACTTCGGCCTCGCGGACGTGCTCGTCGTCACCCGGGACAGCGGGGTCGCCGACGCCCTCGACGACATCGAGCGGCTGCGCGCCGTCGCCGACGTGCCGTTCGTCGTCGGTGGCCGGGTGACGCTCGACACCATCGACGACGCCGTCCGCCGGTCCGACGGCGTGGTCCTCGGCAGTGCGATCAAGCGCTCGAGCGCCCCGGACGCCCGCATCGACCCGGAGACCGCCGCCCGCTTCGGCCGGGCCCTCGACACGACAGGACACCGCGCATGA
- a CDS encoding SIS domain-containing protein: MTTTPPSPFIGADSPLDARQQQVVERVSAAEHASIVALPTDHPLDPKRRARDEATLPELIAQPDRIRETLAANDEDLDELADLIARSEVDRVFVTGAGDSLAVAIAARQVLEQMLRVPVEPVQSLELAYYGAPLVTERSVVIALSSSGETTRTVEAALMAQHAGALVVAITNTAGSTLDVESARTLRLRATRVGWPTQSSTTALALLLDLATRVGVRTGVPAAEGLRRELAAVPELMEHVIATTEPRLRAIAEREQGAGTFLFSGAGPSWGSAIIGAAKVKECTPDHAEAIQVEEFHHYNSLKRGEPIWVIAPAGPSVPRAVHTASEAKRFGGAVYVVTTEGVDAFDAIADEVVVVPAIAEPLSPLLTVLPAQLTGYLLAMAQFTTAEAQHG; this comes from the coding sequence ATGACCACGACCCCGCCGAGCCCGTTCATCGGTGCCGACAGCCCGCTCGACGCCCGGCAGCAGCAGGTCGTCGAACGCGTCTCCGCCGCCGAGCACGCCTCGATCGTCGCCCTGCCCACCGACCACCCCCTCGACCCGAAGCGGCGTGCCCGCGACGAGGCGACCCTCCCGGAACTGATCGCCCAGCCGGACCGGATCCGCGAGACCCTCGCCGCGAACGACGAGGACCTGGACGAGCTCGCGGACCTGATCGCCCGGTCCGAGGTCGACCGCGTGTTCGTGACCGGCGCCGGCGACTCGCTCGCCGTCGCCATCGCGGCCCGGCAGGTGCTCGAGCAGATGCTCCGCGTCCCCGTCGAGCCGGTGCAGAGCCTCGAGCTGGCCTACTACGGCGCCCCGCTCGTCACCGAGCGCAGCGTCGTCATCGCCCTGTCGAGCTCGGGGGAGACCACCCGCACCGTCGAGGCCGCGCTGATGGCCCAGCACGCCGGTGCCCTGGTCGTCGCCATCACGAACACGGCGGGCTCCACGCTCGACGTCGAGTCCGCACGCACCCTGCGGCTCCGGGCCACACGGGTCGGCTGGCCCACCCAGTCCTCGACGACCGCCCTCGCGCTGCTGCTCGACCTCGCCACCCGGGTCGGCGTCCGCACCGGGGTGCCGGCGGCCGAGGGGCTCCGCCGTGAGCTCGCGGCGGTCCCAGAACTGATGGAGCACGTCATCGCGACCACCGAGCCGCGCCTCCGCGCGATCGCCGAGCGGGAGCAGGGCGCGGGCACGTTCCTGTTCTCCGGCGCCGGCCCGAGCTGGGGCAGCGCGATCATCGGCGCCGCGAAGGTCAAGGAGTGCACACCCGACCACGCCGAGGCGATCCAGGTCGAGGAGTTCCACCACTACAACTCGCTGAAGCGCGGCGAACCGATCTGGGTCATCGCGCCGGCCGGGCCGTCCGTGCCCCGGGCCGTGCACACCGCCAGCGAGGCGAAGCGGTTCGGCGGCGCGGTCTACGTCGTCACGACCGAGGGCGTCGACGCCTTCGACGCGATCGCGGACGAGGTCGTCGTCGTCCCGGCGATCGCCGAACCCCTCAGCCCGCTGCTCACCGTCCTGCCCGCGCAGCTGACCGGGTACCTGCTCGCGATGGCACAGTTCACCACCGCCGAGGCCCAGCATGGCTGA
- a CDS encoding ABC transporter permease, whose product MSAAVVAPRWTLRPTSGVHAGRRTAQVLVGLLVALTVLALVARLIAPDDPIQPVATAQLPIGTPGHLFGTDSIGRDVLSRTLFGLQTSWLSALAVVAVGLVVGGVVGATAGVAGGWVDSVLMRVTDLFLALPSTLVAIAIVAALGPGLTNTLVGISVVWWPYYARIIRSEVRATVTRPHVEAARLAGVGRARLVLRHVLPGAVPTAIVTASLDIGNVVLLLAGLSFLGLGQPAPAAELGADTGANTQLLLSAWWVPVVPGAAVLLLSLVSNLAGDGVRTLIARR is encoded by the coding sequence ATGAGCGCCGCCGTCGTCGCACCGCGCTGGACGCTCCGGCCGACCTCCGGGGTGCACGCCGGACGCCGCACGGCCCAGGTGCTCGTCGGGCTCCTCGTCGCGCTCACCGTCCTGGCCCTCGTCGCCCGGCTCATCGCGCCCGACGACCCCATCCAGCCCGTCGCCACGGCCCAGCTGCCGATCGGCACCCCGGGGCACCTGTTCGGCACCGACTCGATCGGGCGGGACGTCCTCTCCCGCACGCTCTTCGGCCTGCAGACGTCGTGGCTGTCGGCGCTCGCCGTGGTCGCCGTCGGACTCGTCGTCGGCGGGGTCGTCGGTGCCACCGCGGGGGTCGCCGGCGGCTGGGTGGACAGCGTGCTCATGCGGGTCACCGACCTGTTCCTCGCGCTGCCGTCGACCCTCGTGGCGATCGCGATCGTCGCGGCCCTCGGCCCGGGCCTGACGAACACCCTCGTCGGCATCTCGGTCGTCTGGTGGCCGTACTACGCCCGGATCATCCGGTCCGAGGTCCGCGCCACCGTCACCCGCCCGCACGTCGAGGCAGCCCGGCTCGCCGGTGTCGGTCGTGCCCGGCTCGTCCTCCGGCACGTGCTGCCCGGCGCGGTCCCCACCGCGATCGTGACGGCGAGCCTCGACATCGGCAACGTCGTGCTGCTGCTCGCCGGGCTGTCGTTCCTGGGCCTCGGGCAGCCCGCACCCGCCGCGGAGCTCGGCGCGGACACGGGCGCCAACACGCAGCTGCTGCTCAGCGCCTGGTGGGTCCCGGTCGTGCCCGGCGCCGCCGTGCTCCTCCTGAGCCTCGTGTCCAACCTCGCCGGCGACGGCGTCCGCACCCTGATCGCCCGGAGGTAG
- a CDS encoding oligopeptide/dipeptide ABC transporter ATP-binding protein: MTTATIRDLHVSLERDGARSDVLRGIDLDIAPGEIVGLVGESGSGKSMLAMSLLGLLPDAARPEVTGAVTVQGTDMVHGTDAERRAARRSSLGAVFQDPMTSLNPTMRIGRQITEAGPDRAGAVALLDSMGVPDPELRFIVYPHELSGGLRQRVMAAIAMAGRPALIVADEPTTALDVTVQAQLLDLLQELRDDHGCSVLLITHDLGVASRIADRIAVMYAGRLAEVGPTAAVLGAAAHPYTAGLLRSRLSLALDREARLPALPADTLDPAERLVGCPYRARCPLAVARCATDMPGLDASVPAADHAAACWRDADTVRATGGGTATDPPAVTDPTAATDADDAGRASRPTADTTTREARTTQAERPTAATPTAGATPTVPAAADAVVVEDLVCTYTTGRGRRARTVEAVRGVSFRVPAGRSLAIVGESGSGKSTILRAVAGLVPARSGRITVAEGGAQMVFQDAGSSLTPWMTVGETLRERLVPARLGRTETDRRVAEALDAIGLPATVARLRPVDLSGGQRQRVALARATIVRPAVLLCDEPTSALDASLAAVTLNTIRDMRRELAMTVLFVTHDLAVARLMGDHIAVVERGRVIETGPADAVIHDPQEQYTRTLVASVPEIAVPA; the protein is encoded by the coding sequence ATGACGACCGCGACGATCCGCGACCTGCACGTCTCGCTCGAGCGGGACGGGGCACGGTCCGACGTGCTCCGCGGCATCGACCTCGACATCGCCCCCGGCGAGATCGTCGGGCTGGTCGGGGAGTCCGGCTCGGGCAAGAGCATGCTCGCGATGAGCCTGCTCGGCCTGCTGCCGGACGCCGCCCGACCAGAGGTCACCGGCGCGGTCACCGTGCAGGGCACCGACATGGTGCACGGCACCGACGCCGAACGCCGGGCCGCACGACGGTCCTCGCTCGGCGCCGTCTTCCAGGACCCGATGACCTCGCTCAACCCGACGATGCGGATCGGCCGGCAGATCACCGAGGCCGGACCCGACCGCGCCGGAGCCGTGGCGCTCCTCGACAGCATGGGCGTCCCCGACCCCGAGCTGCGGTTCATTGTCTACCCGCACGAACTCTCCGGCGGACTCCGACAGCGCGTGATGGCCGCGATCGCGATGGCCGGTCGCCCCGCCCTGATCGTCGCCGACGAGCCCACGACCGCACTCGACGTCACCGTGCAGGCGCAGCTGCTCGACCTCCTGCAGGAACTCCGCGACGACCACGGCTGCAGCGTGCTGCTCATCACCCACGACCTCGGTGTCGCCTCGCGCATCGCCGACCGGATCGCCGTCATGTACGCCGGACGTCTCGCCGAGGTCGGACCCACCGCCGCGGTCCTCGGTGCCGCGGCACACCCGTACACGGCGGGACTCCTCCGCTCGCGCCTGTCCCTCGCGCTCGACCGCGAGGCCCGGCTCCCCGCACTGCCGGCCGACACGCTCGACCCCGCCGAGCGCCTGGTCGGCTGCCCCTACCGCGCCCGCTGCCCGCTCGCCGTCGCCCGGTGCGCCACCGACATGCCCGGCCTCGACGCCTCCGTCCCGGCCGCCGACCACGCCGCCGCGTGCTGGCGGGACGCCGACACGGTCCGCGCGACCGGGGGCGGGACCGCGACCGACCCGCCGGCGGTGACCGACCCGACGGCGGCGACCGACGCGGACGACGCGGGACGGGCCTCCCGGCCGACAGCGGACACCACCACCCGGGAGGCCCGCACCACGCAGGCAGAGCGGCCCACCGCCGCCACCCCCACCGCAGGCGCCACGCCCACTGTGCCCGCCGCGGCGGACGCGGTCGTCGTCGAGGACCTGGTCTGCACCTACACGACCGGCCGCGGACGCCGCGCCCGGACCGTGGAGGCCGTCCGCGGCGTCAGCTTCCGGGTGCCGGCCGGCCGGTCCCTCGCGATCGTCGGCGAGAGCGGGTCGGGCAAGTCCACCATCCTCCGCGCCGTCGCCGGACTCGTCCCGGCCCGGTCCGGACGCATCACCGTCGCCGAGGGCGGGGCCCAGATGGTGTTCCAGGACGCCGGGTCCTCGCTCACCCCGTGGATGACGGTCGGCGAGACCCTCCGCGAACGGCTGGTCCCCGCGCGTCTCGGCCGCACGGAGACCGACCGCCGCGTCGCCGAGGCGCTCGACGCGATCGGCCTGCCCGCCACCGTCGCCCGCCTGCGGCCCGTCGACCTGTCCGGCGGCCAGCGGCAGCGGGTGGCCCTCGCCCGCGCGACCATCGTCCGGCCCGCGGTCCTGCTCTGCGACGAACCGACGAGCGCCCTCGACGCCTCGCTGGCCGCCGTGACCCTCAACACCATCCGTGACATGCGTCGGGAGCTCGCCATGACCGTCCTGTTCGTCACCCACGACCTGGCCGTCGCCCGGCTGATGGGCGACCACATCGCCGTCGTCGAACGCGGCCGGGTCATCGAGACCGGACCCGCCGACGCGGTGATCCACGACCCGCAGGAGCAGTACACCCGCACGCTCGTGGCGTCCGTGCCGGAGATCGCGGTGCCCGCATGA
- a CDS encoding aspartate/glutamate racemase family protein, giving the protein MTEVRVLNPNTSQPMTDAVAAAARAVARPGTTVTASCSTTAPASVETAVDEVFGAAGVLAQVERGEADGVDGYVIACFGDTGIDAARERAAGPVVGMTEAALQSAALVAHRFTVITMPPRTIAMTDRVVRALGLGHRCTVRAVDVAVADIESGAGPAYAAFAEEARTALATDGAEAVVLGCAGLTGLVSALRASLGVPVIDGVAAATVAVEGLLAQGITTSRAGTFAEPVGSATTREVWG; this is encoded by the coding sequence GTGACCGAGGTCCGCGTCCTCAACCCGAACACGAGCCAGCCGATGACGGACGCCGTCGCCGCGGCGGCGCGCGCGGTCGCCCGACCGGGCACCACCGTCACCGCCAGCTGCTCGACGACCGCTCCGGCGTCCGTCGAGACCGCCGTCGACGAGGTCTTCGGTGCCGCCGGCGTCCTCGCCCAGGTCGAGCGCGGTGAGGCGGACGGTGTCGACGGCTACGTCATCGCCTGCTTCGGCGACACCGGCATCGACGCCGCCCGCGAACGCGCCGCCGGACCCGTCGTCGGCATGACGGAGGCCGCACTGCAGTCCGCCGCGCTCGTCGCCCACCGCTTCACCGTGATCACGATGCCGCCGCGGACGATCGCGATGACCGACCGCGTCGTCCGCGCGCTCGGGCTCGGCCACCGCTGCACCGTGCGGGCCGTCGACGTCGCGGTCGCCGACATCGAGTCCGGTGCCGGCCCCGCCTACGCCGCGTTCGCCGAGGAGGCCCGCACCGCCCTGGCCACGGACGGCGCGGAGGCCGTGGTGCTCGGGTGCGCCGGCCTCACCGGACTCGTCAGCGCCCTCCGCGCCTCGCTCGGGGTGCCGGTCATCGACGGCGTGGCCGCGGCGACCGTCGCCGTCGAGGGACTCCTGGCGCAGGGCATCACGACGTCCCGTGCCGGCACCTTCGCCGAGCCCGTCGGCTCGGCCACCACCCGGGAGGTGTGGGGATGA
- a CDS encoding amidohydrolase family protein, whose amino-acid sequence MSVLFTDVLLWAPDEPSGMTGPTDLLVTGTTIAVIGATARAAAPADVRVVDGRGHHIVLPGLVNAHFHSPANHLKGAFPSRPLETFMLYESPSDPALTPTPREAYLRTMLGALEMLRTGTTSVQDDAFLTPTPDPEVIDAVMQAYADSGIRASVALDQPELPDVEKLPFLDDLGTDDLGLGLGLDEATTRALHAPAPASAADLLDAYDHLFRNWHGAADGRLTAAVSISAPQRVSPEYFGALDDLSRTHDVPLFAHVLETRTQRALSHPSSGQPRFVGRSLVRYTADLGLLSDRVNVIHAVWVDDDDLDLIAAADAVVAHNPVSNLRLGSGVMPFRAMRDRGIRVALGVDEAICDDTVNTWGVVKQAGLIHTVTGDDPDRWPRPAEVLEALWAGGAAAMRRDGRSALGTVGHVAVGAEADLALLDLHASAFTPFNDLRGQLVYCESGASVRMTVVAGTVVAEGGRVTSVDEDALLAEARELHAARRPALERTWADADRLRPAYAAVVRRAAATDLGLPDRGIAPAHRTTTNGMTA is encoded by the coding sequence ATGAGCGTCCTGTTCACCGACGTCCTGCTGTGGGCGCCCGACGAACCCTCGGGCATGACCGGTCCCACCGACCTGCTCGTGACCGGCACGACGATCGCCGTCATCGGGGCGACCGCGCGAGCCGCAGCGCCCGCCGACGTCCGGGTCGTCGACGGCCGCGGGCACCACATCGTGCTGCCGGGGCTCGTCAACGCGCACTTCCACTCGCCGGCGAACCACCTCAAGGGCGCGTTCCCGAGCCGGCCGCTCGAGACCTTCATGCTCTACGAGTCCCCGTCGGACCCGGCACTCACGCCGACCCCGCGGGAGGCCTACCTCCGGACCATGCTCGGCGCCCTCGAGATGCTCCGCACCGGGACGACCAGCGTGCAGGACGACGCGTTCCTCACGCCGACACCCGACCCCGAGGTCATCGACGCCGTCATGCAGGCGTACGCGGACAGCGGCATCCGGGCCTCGGTCGCGCTCGACCAGCCGGAGCTGCCCGACGTCGAGAAGCTGCCGTTCCTCGACGACCTCGGAACCGACGACCTCGGGCTCGGGCTCGGCCTCGACGAGGCGACGACCCGTGCGCTGCACGCCCCCGCACCCGCGTCGGCCGCGGACCTGCTCGACGCCTACGACCACCTGTTCCGGAACTGGCACGGAGCAGCCGACGGTCGACTCACCGCGGCCGTGTCGATCTCGGCACCGCAGCGGGTCTCGCCGGAGTACTTCGGCGCACTCGACGACCTCAGCCGCACCCACGACGTGCCGCTCTTCGCCCACGTGCTCGAGACGCGGACGCAGCGTGCCCTCTCGCACCCGTCGAGCGGCCAGCCGCGGTTCGTCGGACGGAGCCTGGTCCGCTACACGGCCGACCTCGGGCTGCTGAGCGACCGGGTGAACGTCATCCACGCGGTCTGGGTCGACGACGACGACCTCGACCTGATCGCCGCGGCGGACGCGGTCGTCGCGCACAACCCGGTGTCGAACCTGCGGCTCGGCAGCGGCGTGATGCCGTTCCGCGCGATGCGGGACCGCGGCATCCGGGTGGCGCTCGGCGTCGACGAGGCGATCTGCGACGACACCGTGAACACCTGGGGCGTCGTCAAGCAGGCCGGTCTCATCCACACCGTCACCGGCGACGACCCGGACCGCTGGCCCCGACCGGCCGAGGTGCTCGAGGCGCTCTGGGCGGGCGGGGCGGCGGCCATGCGTCGCGACGGCCGGAGCGCGCTCGGCACGGTCGGACACGTCGCGGTCGGGGCGGAGGCCGACCTCGCGCTCCTCGACCTGCACGCGTCCGCCTTCACCCCGTTCAACGACCTGCGTGGCCAGCTCGTCTACTGCGAGTCCGGCGCCAGCGTCCGAATGACGGTCGTCGCCGGGACGGTCGTCGCCGAGGGAGGCCGGGTCACCTCGGTCGACGAGGACGCCCTGCTCGCCGAGGCCCGTGAACTGCACGCCGCTCGTCGCCCCGCCCTCGAGCGCACCTGGGCCGACGCCGACCGGCTCCGACCCGCCTACGCCGCCGTCGTCCGCCGCGCCGCCGCGACCGACCTCGGCCTGCCCGACCGCGGCATCGCACCCGCACACCGGACCACCACGAACGGGATGACCGCATGA
- a CDS encoding carbohydrate kinase family protein has protein sequence MADSLLCIGNLTIDDLVVDGATTTALGGDALFAALAARRELTDVRMLAPVGTDLPATLLQAVVDRGIRVEPSRPRTGRTVRNRVTYAPDGSRTWDLLDGEAAFDAMSVYPADVGPDALTASAVLVSAMSLGAQLALGPWLRERTDATVLLDLQEDYVLGHEDELLALLATCDVFLPSEVEAVRLAATTDLEAAARRFLDAGPDVVVVKTAERGCLVATAAGVVTVPTDAVEPVDSTGAGDAFCGAFAAATVRGADPVEAARAGAAAARVAIGAHGVAGLLADTEPTRVGATTTGAVR, from the coding sequence ATGGCTGACTCGCTCCTCTGCATCGGGAACCTGACCATCGACGACCTCGTGGTCGACGGTGCGACGACGACGGCGCTCGGTGGCGACGCGCTCTTCGCCGCGCTGGCCGCCCGTCGCGAGCTGACGGACGTCCGCATGCTCGCACCGGTGGGGACGGACCTGCCGGCCACGCTCCTCCAGGCCGTCGTCGACCGCGGCATCCGTGTCGAGCCGAGCCGCCCGCGCACCGGCCGGACCGTCCGCAACCGCGTGACCTACGCACCCGACGGCAGCCGGACGTGGGACCTGCTCGACGGCGAGGCCGCGTTCGACGCCATGTCGGTGTACCCGGCGGACGTCGGACCCGACGCCCTGACCGCGAGCGCGGTCCTGGTGTCCGCGATGTCGCTCGGCGCGCAGCTGGCCCTGGGGCCGTGGCTCCGCGAGCGGACCGACGCCACCGTCCTGCTCGACCTGCAGGAGGACTACGTGCTCGGGCACGAGGACGAACTGCTCGCGCTGCTGGCCACCTGCGACGTGTTCCTGCCGAGCGAGGTGGAGGCCGTCCGGCTCGCCGCGACGACCGACCTGGAGGCCGCGGCCCGGCGGTTCCTCGACGCCGGCCCCGACGTCGTCGTCGTGAAGACCGCCGAGCGCGGCTGCCTGGTCGCGACCGCCGCCGGTGTGGTCACGGTGCCGACCGACGCCGTCGAGCCCGTCGACTCCACCGGAGCCGGGGACGCGTTCTGCGGGGCGTTCGCCGCCGCGACCGTCCGCGGCGCCGACCCGGTCGAGGCCGCGCGGGCCGGTGCCGCCGCAGCGCGCGTCGCGATCGGGGCACACGGGGTGGCGGGGCTGCTCGCCGACACCGAACCGACCCGCGTGGGCGCGACGACGACGGGAGCGGTCCGGTGA
- a CDS encoding ABC transporter permease, translated as MVSYVLRRIGSLVVVLLVLSVVVFLLQQVSPGDPARAALGANASRSAVDAERQRLGLDDPLPVQFLRFVGGALHGDFGTSFRTHRPVATDLASAVPATVQLVLAAFAIALVLAGLFAASGALRWPFSGVYRGVLLVGATAPPFLLALGGIILFYAQLGWLPASGQGDGGVGSELSHLVLPATVLAIAPALAIGRILRSGLETTLVADHVRTARSKGLGEEAILARHVVRNAVGPALAMSGLQLGFMFAGDVVVEQVFSWPGMGSYLANSIPTSDYPAIAAVTLVLGAVYVVVNTVADVLQTAADPRLT; from the coding sequence GTGGTCTCGTACGTCCTCCGCCGCATCGGCTCGCTCGTCGTCGTGCTGCTCGTCCTCAGCGTCGTGGTGTTCCTGCTCCAGCAGGTCTCGCCCGGCGACCCCGCCCGGGCCGCGCTCGGCGCCAACGCGTCCCGGTCCGCCGTCGACGCCGAACGGCAGCGGCTCGGGCTCGACGACCCGCTGCCCGTGCAGTTCCTGCGCTTCGTCGGGGGTGCCCTGCACGGGGACTTCGGGACCTCGTTCCGGACGCACCGCCCGGTCGCCACCGACCTGGCGTCCGCGGTGCCCGCCACCGTGCAGCTCGTGCTCGCGGCGTTCGCGATCGCCCTCGTGCTCGCCGGGCTGTTCGCCGCGTCGGGTGCCCTGCGCTGGCCGTTCTCCGGCGTGTACCGCGGTGTGCTGCTCGTCGGGGCGACCGCGCCGCCGTTCCTGCTCGCCCTCGGCGGGATCATCCTGTTCTACGCGCAGCTCGGGTGGCTGCCCGCCTCCGGGCAGGGCGACGGCGGAGTCGGGTCCGAGCTGTCGCACCTGGTCCTGCCGGCCACCGTGCTCGCGATCGCCCCCGCGCTGGCGATCGGCCGGATCCTGCGCTCCGGGCTCGAGACCACGCTCGTCGCCGACCACGTCCGGACCGCCCGGTCGAAGGGCCTGGGCGAGGAGGCGATCCTGGCGCGGCACGTCGTCCGGAACGCCGTCGGGCCCGCCCTGGCGATGTCCGGCCTGCAGCTCGGTTTCATGTTCGCCGGCGACGTCGTCGTCGAGCAGGTCTTCAGCTGGCCCGGCATGGGCAGCTACCTGGCGAACAGCATCCCGACGTCGGACTACCCGGCGATCGCCGCGGTGACGCTCGTGCTCGGCGCCGTCTACGTCGTGGTGAACACCGTCGCCGACGTCCTGCAGACCGCCGCCGACCCTCGTCTCACCTGA